Proteins encoded by one window of Ferroacidibacillus organovorans:
- a CDS encoding restriction endonuclease has product MNLTLPHSLYLELGAVFVLAIVVNAITPTKKRKSSRSRGSNQKKKDQSNTRTSSAKRPDVEILLSPIEKLTWAEFERLLALYFRDHGYDVEEPGIGGNDGGVDLVITNKRTKERTAVQAKHWADRRHVGPNIIRELHSARLNTKPSCLYAMLVTSSDVSPQARKEAQDRHIEFWHGATLVHRLEKWGKWQGNQRRRRSK; this is encoded by the coding sequence ATGAATCTTACTCTGCCACATAGTTTATATTTGGAACTCGGGGCTGTTTTCGTACTTGCAATAGTCGTAAATGCAATCACCCCCACCAAGAAACGTAAGTCCTCAAGGTCGCGAGGTTCCAACCAAAAGAAGAAAGACCAATCAAACACTCGAACTTCCTCTGCAAAACGTCCGGACGTTGAAATTCTTCTCAGTCCCATTGAAAAGCTCACATGGGCTGAATTTGAACGACTTTTGGCTCTTTACTTCCGTGATCACGGTTACGATGTTGAAGAACCCGGAATCGGCGGTAATGATGGCGGGGTCGATTTGGTCATTACTAACAAGCGCACGAAAGAGCGTACTGCTGTTCAAGCGAAACACTGGGCTGATCGTCGTCACGTCGGGCCAAATATCATCCGTGAACTGCACTCGGCACGTCTGAACACGAAACCTTCTTGTCTATATGCAATGCTTGTCACATCGTCTGACGTTTCACCTCAGGCACGCAAAGAAGCACAAGATAGGCATATCGAGTTTTGGCACGGGGCAACGCTTGTACATAGGCTGGAGAAGTGGGGCAAGTGGCAGGGAAATCAACGGCGTAGGCGTTCAAAGTGA
- a CDS encoding IS110 family transposase, producing MSISQNRKIRSITDSTLVIGADIAKKVHIARASNARGIELGKSLSFDNTRHGMDKLLMWMRSIMADHACDNIIFGVEPTGHYWMNLAQFLRQHGIKVVLVNPLHVKKSKELDDNNPTKNDHKDARVISQLVKDGRYSVPNIPEDVYAELRVGMNQRERLVEDLKRVQGRVHNWVDRYFPEFTEVFCDWEGKAALTCLRQCPCPQDVSVKTAEEIVHMWRSAKILRGVGIKRAQALVDISLQSIGLTQGLGMAHEELACLLKQYDLLQQELGQLLTKIEQLLESIPGAAQMLTVPGIGVVTVAGFIAEVGDVSSYEHWRQIQKLAGFNLRENSSGTHKGKSRITKRGRPRLRALLYRATLVLAAKNPQFQALHKYFTRRVDNPLKPMQSLIALCCKLIRVLFTLGTKEVDYAPEKVLGPIRSTELQQAA from the coding sequence ATGAGTATATCGCAGAACAGGAAAATTCGCAGTATCACAGATTCAACCTTGGTGATTGGCGCAGATATTGCCAAGAAAGTTCACATCGCCCGCGCCAGCAACGCACGAGGTATCGAACTTGGTAAGTCCTTGTCCTTTGACAACACCAGGCATGGCATGGATAAGTTGCTGATGTGGATGCGGTCCATCATGGCGGATCACGCTTGTGACAACATCATTTTCGGTGTGGAACCGACAGGCCACTATTGGATGAATCTCGCTCAGTTTCTTCGTCAACATGGAATTAAGGTGGTTTTAGTCAATCCCTTGCATGTGAAGAAGAGCAAAGAGCTGGACGACAATAATCCGACCAAGAATGACCATAAAGATGCCCGCGTCATTTCACAACTGGTTAAAGACGGACGCTACTCCGTACCGAACATTCCCGAAGACGTCTACGCAGAATTGCGTGTGGGAATGAATCAACGAGAGCGCCTGGTCGAAGACCTCAAGCGTGTACAAGGACGTGTCCACAACTGGGTAGACCGCTACTTTCCTGAGTTCACAGAGGTCTTTTGTGACTGGGAAGGAAAAGCGGCGTTGACCTGCCTTCGGCAGTGCCCTTGTCCACAGGACGTAAGCGTAAAAACTGCGGAAGAAATTGTTCACATGTGGAGAAGTGCAAAAATTCTTCGAGGCGTGGGCATAAAGCGGGCACAAGCGCTTGTGGATATCTCTTTGCAATCCATTGGGCTGACACAGGGACTTGGCATGGCACACGAGGAATTAGCGTGCTTGCTGAAGCAATACGACCTGTTACAGCAAGAACTCGGGCAGTTGTTAACGAAAATCGAGCAGCTACTTGAGAGCATTCCAGGTGCCGCTCAAATGCTAACCGTACCAGGTATTGGCGTAGTGACAGTGGCGGGCTTCATTGCGGAAGTTGGGGATGTGTCGTCCTATGAACATTGGCGCCAGATTCAAAAGCTAGCAGGATTTAACCTGCGGGAAAATAGCTCAGGAACGCACAAAGGCAAGAGCCGCATTACAAAGCGTGGACGCCCCAGATTAAGAGCACTGCTGTACCGAGCGACGCTTGTGCTAGCAGCAAAGAATCCACAGTTCCAGGCATTACATAAATACTTCACGCGGCGTGTGGATAACCCACTCAAGCCGATGCAATCATTGATTGCACTCTGTTGTAAATTGATTCGCGTATTATTTACGCTTGGCACCAAAGAAGTGGACTATGCACCTGAAAAGGTTCTTGGACCGATACGTTCCACTGAATTGCAACAAGCTGCTTAA
- a CDS encoding DEAD/DEAH box helicase → MTILANFIGINQYADIHISDLTGARRDATALWALFKDTVPEIQAKLLVDSDATIDNVRESLNQTLKSARSDDTVIISFSGHGTHDHRLVTHNTTVSDLTETTISMEEIADCFKETQAKIVFIILDCCFSGGAPARVLESSPIPRGPVPPLNILAGTGRILLAAANTDEFAYELPGTGHGLLTKAVLDVLQAASIQVNISEAVNDIMERVRADAGKIGVEQTPVMLGYVEGGLLLPALCRGENFYREFPETRAVIVNRDIKDLSVFGLPDAILSEWSRNFEGGLNDLQLQAVNEYRILDGESLLVVAPTSSGKTFVGEMAASAAITKGRKALFLLPYRALVNEKYNQFSKLYGDGLGLRVIRCTGDYTDQTDLFIQSKYDLATLTYEMFLNLIVNIPTILNQIGLVVLDEAQFIADPSRGINVELLLTFLLSAREQGINPQIIALSAVIGNINSFDAWLNCKSLVTTERPVKLIEGVLDRSGIFQYLNPDGTTGTKQLLPFGTVRIRRDKPSSQDLIIPLVRTLIQNNDNEKIIIFRNRRGSAEGCAQYLATDLDLYLKSVRPSAELPVHDLSVASAKLRNCLNGGTAFHNTNLSRDERIIVEDTFRDPNSTLRILTATTTVAAGINTPASTVIIAEQEFVGDDGRPFTVAEYKNMAGRAGRLGFNEEGTSIILADNAHQRELRFHQYVMGKLEELNSSFDVGHLETWIIRLLAQTKRIELNSVVRLLLNTYGGYLANSKLPQWRTAMEQNLDALLKKMIALGLVEQEAEFVQLTLLGRACGNSSLSFSSALKLVELLKSFMGIALSATDIMALVQTLPESDNGYTPMMKRGQSEAKWPSIAAGRYSHTIVQALQRNAQDFFDYYARCKRVAILRDWIDGVPTNVIEQRYTTNPFSGVITHGDIRKFADATRYHLRSAYQIASLTLFDGIPAADDVESLTKQLEVGLPASVLDLLGLPILLARGEYLALSQTNIKTIEELWSVPVDHLNEILAPKRVNELLKYRRSLPSDED, encoded by the coding sequence ATGACGATACTTGCAAACTTCATTGGAATTAATCAATATGCAGATATCCACATCAGCGATTTAACAGGCGCACGGAGAGACGCGACAGCTCTTTGGGCACTTTTTAAGGACACCGTTCCAGAAATACAGGCAAAACTCTTAGTTGATAGTGACGCCACGATTGACAATGTTCGTGAAAGTCTGAACCAGACGCTTAAGTCGGCGCGGTCAGACGACACAGTTATCATTTCATTCTCAGGTCATGGTACACATGATCACCGACTTGTTACTCATAACACCACTGTGTCAGATCTCACCGAGACCACTATTTCCATGGAAGAAATCGCCGATTGCTTTAAAGAAACACAAGCGAAGATTGTATTCATCATTCTGGATTGCTGCTTCAGTGGAGGCGCTCCGGCACGTGTCCTTGAAAGCAGCCCCATTCCACGCGGCCCGGTTCCCCCTCTTAATATTCTTGCAGGCACAGGACGGATACTTCTTGCCGCTGCCAACACGGATGAATTTGCATATGAACTTCCTGGCACCGGTCACGGCCTATTAACGAAGGCTGTCTTGGATGTTTTACAAGCTGCGAGTATCCAAGTCAATATTTCAGAAGCTGTGAACGACATCATGGAACGAGTGAGAGCTGATGCTGGTAAAATTGGGGTCGAACAGACACCAGTAATGTTGGGATACGTTGAAGGTGGGCTCCTTTTACCGGCACTATGTAGAGGTGAAAATTTTTATCGTGAATTTCCCGAGACCCGTGCTGTCATAGTTAACCGCGATATCAAGGATTTGTCCGTCTTTGGACTCCCTGACGCTATTCTGAGCGAATGGTCCAGGAATTTTGAAGGTGGATTGAATGATTTACAGTTACAAGCCGTAAACGAATATCGAATCTTGGATGGAGAATCCCTTCTTGTTGTTGCACCAACGAGTTCAGGAAAAACCTTTGTTGGGGAAATGGCAGCTTCAGCCGCGATCACCAAAGGTCGTAAAGCCTTATTTCTACTCCCCTATAGAGCATTGGTCAACGAGAAATACAATCAGTTCTCAAAGCTCTACGGTGATGGGCTTGGATTACGAGTCATAAGGTGTACTGGAGACTATACTGATCAAACGGATCTCTTTATTCAAAGCAAGTACGATCTGGCGACACTCACCTATGAAATGTTCCTGAACCTTATCGTAAACATACCAACCATTCTTAATCAAATCGGTCTCGTGGTGCTTGATGAAGCACAATTTATAGCCGATCCGTCACGTGGGATTAACGTTGAATTGCTGCTTACCTTTCTCCTCTCGGCTCGTGAACAAGGAATTAATCCGCAAATTATAGCTTTATCCGCCGTAATTGGAAATATCAACAGTTTTGATGCTTGGCTGAATTGCAAGAGTCTGGTGACTACTGAACGGCCAGTGAAACTGATTGAAGGAGTACTCGATCGTAGTGGGATATTCCAGTACTTAAATCCCGATGGGACTACTGGAACGAAGCAGTTACTACCATTTGGAACCGTGAGAATTCGCCGGGACAAGCCCAGTTCCCAAGACCTGATTATTCCCTTGGTTCGGACACTCATTCAAAACAATGACAACGAGAAAATCATTATCTTCCGGAATAGACGCGGTTCTGCCGAGGGGTGCGCCCAGTATCTCGCGACAGATCTGGATTTATATTTGAAATCAGTTCGGCCATCGGCAGAACTGCCAGTTCATGACCTTTCCGTTGCATCCGCTAAGCTACGAAATTGTTTGAATGGCGGGACAGCATTTCATAATACAAACCTTTCACGAGATGAAAGAATTATTGTTGAAGATACGTTTCGTGATCCCAATAGCACTTTAAGAATTTTGACAGCTACAACAACCGTTGCAGCTGGGATAAATACTCCCGCGTCCACCGTAATTATTGCTGAACAAGAATTTGTCGGCGACGATGGACGTCCCTTCACTGTAGCGGAGTATAAAAACATGGCTGGTCGAGCTGGGCGACTAGGATTTAATGAAGAGGGAACATCTATCATTCTGGCAGACAACGCCCACCAACGAGAACTTCGATTTCATCAATATGTCATGGGGAAATTAGAAGAACTGAACTCGTCGTTCGACGTTGGCCATCTGGAGACATGGATAATTCGATTATTGGCACAAACAAAACGAATAGAACTAAACAGTGTTGTTCGTTTATTGTTGAACACATACGGCGGTTATCTGGCAAATTCTAAGCTGCCACAGTGGCGGACCGCGATGGAACAAAACCTTGATGCACTCTTGAAGAAAATGATTGCGCTAGGGCTGGTGGAACAAGAGGCGGAATTTGTTCAGCTCACACTACTTGGTCGCGCCTGCGGTAACTCATCTCTATCCTTCTCTTCTGCACTAAAATTGGTTGAGTTACTGAAGTCCTTTATGGGAATTGCCCTTAGTGCAACGGATATAATGGCATTGGTACAAACCCTTCCAGAGTCAGACAATGGATATACGCCTATGATGAAAAGGGGCCAATCAGAAGCAAAATGGCCGTCTATTGCGGCAGGAAGATACTCGCATACAATAGTCCAAGCACTTCAACGAAATGCCCAAGACTTTTTTGATTACTACGCAAGATGCAAACGGGTAGCAATACTTCGAGATTGGATTGACGGCGTACCTACAAACGTGATTGAACAACGTTATACCACGAATCCGTTTAGTGGAGTTATCACGCATGGGGACATTCGCAAATTCGCAGACGCCACGCGCTACCATCTTCGTTCGGCGTATCAAATTGCGTCGTTAACACTTTTTGATGGAATCCCTGCCGCTGACGATGTGGAGAGCCTTACAAAGCAGTTAGAAGTCGGCTTACCGGCCTCAGTACTTGATCTATTGGGACTTCCAATCTTATTGGCACGTGGGGAATATCTGGCACTGTCCCAGACCAATATTAAAACCATCGAGGAATTATGGTCGGTTCCCGTGGATCATCTGAATGAAATCCTTGCCCCCAAACGGGTCAATGAACTGCTTAAATATCGACGGTCTCTGCCATCTGACGAGGATTGA
- a CDS encoding DEAD/DEAH box helicase family protein has product MAFKSRYKGKSIIDSPEALFNDLKNRSVQGLLSHQADILRDYQEHAFNKKDVALELPTGSGKTLIGLLIGEFRRRANNERIVYLCLTRQLVHQVVEQSASKYGIKTNAFVGRQASYDPTARSEYSNSEAIAVTTYNGLFNINPVFYNPDVIILDDAHAAENYVTRFWSVSISRSEQETLYKQILSVIRHIIPRSQYIRMESDNPSPSDRQWVEKVPTPKFFDIIPTLIALLDEHTQSENMRFAWSLIRDQLSACHLYLSWNEVLIRPLLPPSLVHEPFNGASQRIYMSATLGSGGDLERITGVQTIHRLAAPKGWDKHGIGRRLFFFPEVSLTEDKAEEVVIEMTRHTLRTLVLVPDFNSANSFRDVLEKHTKHEVFDASDLEKTKDEFLKSKSAVAILANRFEGIDLFGDECRLLVVKGLPRTTNLHERFLETRMASTVILNDRIRTRIVQAIGRCTRSATDYAAVCVLGQELTDSLLQSQNIKLFHPELQAELQFGYAESKVATPDDYLENLDIFLIHGSDWDEVDQEIVARRDDMIKSPEPAMGQLLVAAKHEVDFQYAMWREDYVGAVEYASRVLQSLDGDDLKGYRGFWYYLAGSAAWLASQNGDPSFASVARQRFSQAASCTHSVTWLRTLGQHESQKQSAGDPFLATVIENLESVLQRLGTSSDRKFEKRVHEILNDLNGDDSALFENAHVQLGRMLGYQADNSDETAGPDPWWIVGDDLCIVAEDKTEGDQSTPVGANKVRQAVSHPTWIRKNVQELNQDARIISAMITTAKTINKAAMTFVEDVSYWHIDDFRSWAEKALGVVRQARLSFTGTGDEQWRSQAMQMYRDAGIDPLSVVAFLEQSLLSNLPTS; this is encoded by the coding sequence GTGGCGTTCAAATCGCGATATAAAGGCAAATCCATCATTGATAGTCCCGAAGCACTCTTCAACGATCTGAAAAACCGTTCCGTGCAAGGTCTTCTCTCACACCAAGCGGACATTCTACGTGATTATCAGGAACATGCCTTCAATAAGAAGGACGTTGCACTTGAACTTCCGACTGGAAGCGGAAAAACCCTAATCGGTCTTCTCATCGGTGAATTCAGACGCCGTGCCAATAATGAACGAATTGTATACCTTTGCCTTACTCGACAGCTTGTGCACCAGGTGGTTGAACAATCTGCCTCCAAATACGGAATAAAAACCAATGCATTCGTTGGAAGACAGGCTTCATACGATCCTACAGCGCGTAGCGAGTATTCCAACAGTGAGGCCATTGCTGTCACGACCTATAACGGTCTATTCAATATAAATCCCGTATTTTACAATCCGGACGTAATTATTTTGGACGATGCTCATGCGGCCGAGAACTATGTAACTCGTTTTTGGTCCGTGAGTATTTCCCGTTCGGAACAGGAAACTCTATACAAACAAATTCTAAGCGTAATCCGACACATAATTCCCCGGTCACAATATATTCGCATGGAGTCGGACAATCCTAGTCCATCGGATCGTCAATGGGTGGAGAAAGTTCCAACGCCAAAGTTTTTCGATATCATTCCGACACTCATCGCTTTACTCGACGAACATACGCAAAGCGAAAATATGCGATTTGCTTGGTCACTGATTCGCGACCAATTATCAGCGTGCCATTTGTACCTGAGTTGGAATGAAGTTTTAATTCGCCCGCTACTGCCGCCGTCACTTGTACACGAACCCTTTAATGGGGCATCACAACGGATTTATATGTCCGCCACCCTCGGGTCCGGTGGCGATCTAGAGCGCATCACTGGCGTTCAGACGATACACAGGTTAGCCGCTCCGAAAGGATGGGATAAACATGGTATTGGCCGACGCTTGTTTTTCTTTCCGGAAGTATCACTAACGGAAGACAAAGCGGAGGAAGTCGTCATCGAAATGACAAGACATACGCTCCGAACGCTGGTTCTTGTTCCGGATTTCAATTCAGCAAATTCTTTCCGCGATGTCTTGGAGAAGCACACAAAGCACGAAGTTTTCGATGCTTCAGACTTGGAAAAAACCAAAGACGAATTTCTCAAATCCAAAAGCGCTGTTGCAATCTTGGCAAATAGGTTTGAGGGAATTGATCTATTTGGAGATGAATGTCGTCTTCTTGTCGTCAAAGGACTTCCCCGAACAACCAATCTCCATGAGAGGTTTTTGGAAACCCGCATGGCGTCGACTGTAATTTTAAACGATCGCATTCGCACGCGTATCGTTCAAGCGATCGGTCGTTGCACCCGTAGTGCCACCGATTATGCAGCTGTGTGTGTCCTTGGACAAGAACTCACCGACAGTCTGCTTCAATCACAGAACATTAAATTGTTTCACCCAGAACTTCAGGCCGAATTGCAATTTGGCTACGCAGAATCAAAAGTTGCAACTCCTGATGACTACCTTGAGAATCTAGACATCTTTCTAATTCACGGTTCGGACTGGGATGAAGTAGACCAAGAAATTGTGGCTCGGCGTGACGACATGATTAAGTCCCCAGAACCTGCGATGGGCCAACTCCTCGTAGCTGCAAAACACGAAGTTGACTTTCAGTATGCCATGTGGAGAGAGGACTACGTAGGGGCAGTCGAATATGCAAGTCGGGTACTGCAAAGTTTAGACGGAGACGATTTAAAGGGCTATCGAGGGTTTTGGTACTATCTAGCTGGCAGCGCTGCGTGGTTGGCTTCACAAAACGGCGACCCTTCGTTTGCATCTGTTGCAAGGCAACGGTTCAGCCAAGCAGCTTCGTGCACCCATTCGGTTACCTGGTTACGAACGTTAGGACAACACGAAAGCCAAAAACAATCTGCAGGCGATCCTTTTCTGGCTACTGTTATCGAGAATCTTGAGTCAGTTCTTCAGCGCCTTGGTACGTCAAGTGACCGTAAATTTGAAAAGAGAGTGCATGAAATTCTAAATGATTTGAACGGTGACGACTCTGCACTTTTTGAAAACGCACATGTGCAACTAGGAAGAATGTTGGGATATCAGGCTGACAATTCAGACGAAACTGCCGGTCCTGACCCGTGGTGGATCGTTGGTGATGACCTATGCATTGTTGCAGAAGACAAAACCGAAGGTGATCAATCGACACCAGTAGGGGCAAACAAAGTTCGCCAAGCAGTATCTCACCCGACATGGATCCGAAAAAATGTTCAGGAATTGAATCAAGACGCCAGGATCATTTCCGCAATGATTACCACGGCCAAAACAATCAATAAAGCGGCTATGACATTCGTCGAGGACGTGTCGTACTGGCATATCGATGATTTTCGTTCTTGGGCAGAAAAAGCCCTTGGAGTTGTTCGTCAGGCTCGGTTGAGCTTTACCGGTACCGGCGATGAGCAGTGGCGTAGTCAAGCTATGCAAATGTATAGGGATGCGGGAATTGACCCGCTAAGCGTAGTGGCATTTTTGGAACAAAGCTTGTTAAGTAACCTCCCCACCTCGTAA